The following coding sequences are from one Myxococcus guangdongensis window:
- a CDS encoding NAD(P)-dependent alcohol dehydrogenase, protein MTLPVRAAVLREVNAPFVLEEVDLDAPRQGELRVRVHASGICHTDLSYRAGQGRFAFPAVLGHEGAGVVESVGEGVTGFEPGDAVVLSYYSCRACGTCARGQPAYCEQGYAGNFSGARPDGTFPMRWRGEPIRSGFFHQSSFATHVLAHQHNAVKVARDAPLELLAPLGCGFQTGAGAVLESFRMQPGQRLAVFGVGAVGLAAVMAARVAGAASIFAVDLDARRLELARELGATDTFLADEPELTRTVLKKTRGGVDFALECVGSPKVLRQAFDVTRPLGTCGLLGLPSADAQVSIPMTALLFGKRLVGMLEGDADPKRFIPRLVSLHAEGRFPLEKLLRPYDFEAINDAVHDMESRTAIKPVLRMHTGAAR, encoded by the coding sequence ATGACGCTTCCGGTCCGTGCCGCGGTGCTGCGGGAGGTGAATGCACCCTTCGTCCTGGAGGAGGTGGACCTGGACGCGCCCCGTCAGGGGGAGCTCCGGGTCCGGGTGCATGCCAGTGGCATCTGTCACACGGACCTGAGCTACCGCGCGGGCCAGGGGCGCTTCGCGTTCCCCGCGGTGCTGGGGCACGAGGGCGCGGGGGTGGTGGAGTCGGTGGGAGAGGGCGTCACGGGCTTCGAGCCGGGGGACGCCGTGGTGCTCAGCTACTACTCCTGTCGCGCGTGCGGCACCTGTGCGCGAGGGCAGCCCGCGTACTGCGAGCAGGGCTACGCGGGGAACTTCTCGGGGGCGCGGCCGGATGGGACGTTCCCGATGCGCTGGCGCGGCGAGCCCATCCGCTCGGGGTTCTTCCACCAGTCGTCCTTCGCCACGCACGTGCTGGCGCACCAGCACAACGCGGTGAAGGTGGCGAGAGACGCGCCGCTGGAGTTGCTGGCGCCCCTGGGCTGCGGCTTCCAGACGGGCGCGGGCGCGGTGCTGGAGTCGTTCCGGATGCAGCCGGGACAGCGGCTCGCCGTCTTCGGCGTGGGCGCGGTGGGCCTGGCGGCGGTGATGGCGGCGCGCGTGGCGGGCGCGGCGAGCATCTTCGCGGTGGACCTGGACGCCAGGCGGCTGGAGCTCGCGCGGGAGCTGGGCGCCACCGACACCTTCCTCGCGGATGAGCCGGAGCTGACGCGCACGGTGCTCAAGAAGACGCGGGGTGGGGTGGACTTCGCGCTGGAGTGTGTCGGCTCGCCGAAGGTGCTGCGACAGGCGTTCGACGTGACGCGCCCGTTGGGGACGTGCGGATTGCTCGGCCTGCCGAGCGCGGACGCGCAGGTCTCCATCCCGATGACGGCGCTGCTCTTCGGCAAGCGGCTGGTGGGGATGCTCGAGGGCGACGCCGACCCGAAGCGCTTCATCCCCCGGTTGGTGTCGTTGCACGCGGAGGGGCGCTTCCCGCTGGAGAAGCTCCTGCGCCCCTACGACTTCGAGGCCATCAACGACGCGGTCCACGACATGGAGTCGCGCACGGCCATCAAGCCCGTGCTGCGCATGCACACAGGAGCGGCACGATGA
- a CDS encoding lysoplasmalogenase, which produces MRGASTVGTRILAGVGVLGVVGFLLSLDTGPVEVRLVTKSLPMLCLLLWRWPARERYARWILAGLGLSLLGDVLLDASKALFLPGLGAFLLAHVSYTAAYLSVTRELRWGRALPFLLLAVGAGVVLGPHLGAMAVPVTAYVVVICTMTWRAAAMLGAPGLTRREQGFAFAGALLFALSDGVLAVKLFVTPVNGGSYVIMLTYWAAQLCIARSAHRAHAAA; this is translated from the coding sequence ATGCGTGGTGCTTCGACGGTGGGGACGAGGATTCTCGCGGGAGTCGGTGTTCTGGGGGTGGTGGGGTTCCTCCTGAGCCTGGACACGGGCCCGGTCGAGGTCCGGCTGGTGACCAAGTCGTTGCCCATGCTGTGCCTGCTCCTGTGGCGATGGCCGGCCCGGGAGCGCTATGCGCGGTGGATTCTCGCGGGGCTCGGGCTGTCGCTGCTCGGAGACGTGCTGTTGGACGCGAGCAAGGCGCTGTTCCTTCCGGGCCTGGGGGCCTTCCTGCTGGCCCATGTGAGCTACACGGCCGCGTACCTCAGCGTGACACGTGAACTCCGGTGGGGGAGGGCGCTGCCGTTCCTGCTGTTGGCGGTGGGCGCGGGTGTCGTGTTGGGGCCTCACCTGGGCGCCATGGCCGTGCCGGTGACGGCCTACGTCGTGGTCATCTGCACGATGACCTGGCGCGCGGCGGCGATGCTGGGCGCGCCTGGGTTGACGCGCAGGGAGCAGGGGTTCGCGTTCGCGGGGGCGTTGCTGTTCGCTCTCAGCGACGGAGTGCTCGCGGTGAAGCTCTTCGTGACGCCGGTGAACGGGGGCAGTTACGTCATCATGCTGACGTACTGGGCCGCGCAGCTCTGCATCGCCCGTTCCGCGCATCGCGCCCATGCCGCGGCGTGA
- a CDS encoding outer membrane beta-barrel protein translates to MKAVVAGALLLSTGAWAQDEARLTGAELGVGVGYAQGEDRESEKHGGPGVRLHLLKHLGRFFSIGPEVAVYAGAGSRTDVTFEGGQHYYDTKNRALFQLGGVARLGVDLGPVRPAVLFGAGWNKGTVSNLGYSVGAELEFRPTPWLPLALEGRLHKNLYNYTYETDRKADYLSLGIGWRLNW, encoded by the coding sequence ATGAAGGCAGTGGTCGCGGGAGCGTTGTTGCTGTCGACGGGCGCCTGGGCACAGGACGAAGCCCGTCTCACGGGGGCGGAGTTGGGCGTGGGCGTGGGATACGCCCAGGGCGAGGACAGGGAGAGTGAGAAGCATGGCGGGCCCGGTGTCCGCCTGCATCTGCTCAAGCACCTCGGGCGCTTCTTCTCCATCGGACCGGAGGTCGCGGTCTACGCGGGGGCGGGCTCCCGGACCGACGTCACCTTCGAGGGCGGGCAGCACTACTACGACACGAAGAACCGGGCGCTCTTCCAACTCGGAGGCGTGGCACGGCTGGGGGTGGACCTGGGCCCCGTCCGACCCGCGGTGCTCTTCGGCGCGGGCTGGAACAAGGGCACCGTCAGCAACCTGGGTTACTCGGTGGGCGCGGAGCTGGAGTTCCGGCCCACGCCGTGGCTGCCGCTCGCCCTGGAGGGCCGGCTCCACAAGAACCTCTACAACTACACCTACGAGACCGATAGGAAAGCGGACTACCTCAGCCTGGGCATCGGCTGGCGGCTGAACTGGTGA
- a CDS encoding DinB family protein has translation MANPVRDTLLGQLDIAWALTNYHLEGLTTEDCLRRPASVGLHVTRDAQGHWRAQWPEHEGYDLGPASVAWLTWHLGFWWSMVHNHSFGDATLTREAVLWPGSADAVRAWIVGLHATWREAITRLTDEDLQSSARTRWPLEGKPFGDIVAWANVELMKNAAELGYARFVLAVPPT, from the coding sequence ATGGCGAACCCTGTCCGAGACACGCTCCTGGGCCAGCTCGACATCGCGTGGGCCCTCACGAACTACCACCTGGAGGGGCTCACCACGGAGGACTGCCTGCGCCGCCCCGCCTCGGTGGGGCTGCACGTGACGCGGGACGCACAGGGCCACTGGCGCGCCCAATGGCCCGAGCACGAGGGCTATGACCTGGGCCCCGCGAGTGTGGCCTGGCTGACGTGGCACCTGGGCTTCTGGTGGTCCATGGTGCACAACCACTCGTTCGGGGACGCCACCCTGACGCGGGAGGCCGTCCTCTGGCCCGGCTCCGCGGACGCGGTGCGCGCGTGGATTGTCGGCCTGCACGCCACGTGGCGCGAGGCCATCACCCGCCTCACCGACGAAGACCTGCAATCGAGCGCGCGCACGCGCTGGCCGCTGGAGGGCAAGCCCTTCGGCGACATCGTCGCCTGGGCCAACGTGGAGCTGATGAAGAACGCGGCGGAGCTGGGCTACGCGCGCTTCGTGCTGGCCGTGCCGCCTACTTGA
- a CDS encoding helicase-related protein: MNSSASGRSSVVVAELGPTNTGKTHRAIERMLEHDTGMMGLPLRLLAREVYDRVTARVGEGRVALMTGEEKRLPPRPDYWICTVEAMPLDRAVDFLAVDEIQLAAHRERGHVFTDRLLHARGRKETWFLGAETMRPMVQSLIPHVSLKRATRLSQLRYAGRRSLKSLPPRSAVVAFSADRVYELAESLRRLRGGVAVVLGALSPRTRNAQVAMYQSGEVQYLVATDAIGMGLNLDLGHVAFASLSKFDGAEQRELFPDELAQIAGRAGRHLNDGTFGTLNTLDELPPRVVTAIETHRFPAVRSLIWRNAELDFASPEALLDSLSRAPRHNAFVRVERADDFDALKDLSHIPAVRDVVTDRAGVELLWQVCQIPDFRKGLFGQHVSLLRETFLQLTAGDGVLDATWLSKQVSPLDDVSGDIHTLMDRLAAIRIWTYISHRSSWLRDAEQWQERTRLIEDALGDALHERLVERFVQRAARRSARRFVRASATPAASSDNPFAKLGALLGESGSAEGLMTEEQFVQRVVDATHEVFEVEPSGNISFESQPLGRLVRGTDRRSPQVALAEPEVWTGGARRRLERRLHALARDLVTEAMGGFPAESLTGAGRSAPTRGLAYRLAEGVGLITVSEAREQWALLDEESRERLKAVGVREGRRFMYVAEALSPQALERRCMLTALFLQKPAPRGVPREPVLDAAGWNVREARAFGYELLGPVALRIDLVERLGEALRHPRGAPQVQELMRELRLEGGTRALVLRELGGAPQGAASKRRRRRRRGKAPAMAPDKAGTHGPSAHPVPRRDGPEPRGAQGTPKSD; encoded by the coding sequence ATGAACTCCAGCGCATCCGGCCGTTCGTCCGTCGTCGTGGCGGAGCTGGGGCCCACGAACACTGGAAAGACCCACCGGGCCATCGAGCGGATGCTCGAGCACGACACGGGCATGATGGGGCTGCCGCTGCGCCTGCTCGCCCGCGAGGTCTACGACCGGGTGACCGCCCGGGTGGGCGAGGGACGCGTGGCGCTGATGACGGGCGAGGAGAAGCGCCTGCCGCCGCGTCCCGACTACTGGATATGCACCGTGGAGGCGATGCCGCTGGACCGCGCCGTCGACTTCCTGGCGGTGGACGAAATCCAGCTCGCCGCGCATCGCGAGCGGGGGCATGTCTTCACGGACCGGCTGCTCCACGCGCGAGGGCGCAAGGAGACCTGGTTCCTGGGCGCGGAGACGATGCGGCCGATGGTGCAGTCGCTCATCCCGCACGTCTCGCTCAAGCGGGCCACGCGCCTGTCCCAGCTTCGCTACGCGGGCCGGCGCTCGTTGAAGAGCCTCCCGCCGCGCTCCGCGGTGGTCGCGTTCTCCGCGGACCGCGTCTATGAGCTCGCCGAGTCACTGCGCCGGCTGCGCGGCGGCGTCGCGGTGGTGCTGGGCGCGCTGTCGCCCCGGACGCGCAACGCCCAGGTGGCGATGTACCAGTCCGGAGAGGTGCAGTACCTGGTGGCGACCGATGCCATCGGCATGGGGTTGAACCTGGACCTGGGCCACGTGGCCTTCGCGTCGCTCTCCAAGTTCGACGGCGCCGAGCAGCGGGAGTTGTTCCCGGACGAGCTGGCGCAGATCGCCGGCCGCGCGGGGCGTCACCTGAACGACGGGACGTTCGGCACGCTGAACACGCTGGATGAGCTGCCGCCTCGGGTCGTCACCGCCATCGAGACCCACCGCTTCCCCGCGGTGCGCAGCCTCATCTGGCGCAACGCGGAGCTCGACTTCGCGAGCCCCGAGGCGCTGCTGGACTCGCTGTCGCGGGCCCCGCGCCACAACGCCTTCGTCCGGGTGGAGCGCGCCGATGACTTCGACGCGCTGAAGGACCTCTCGCACATCCCGGCCGTCCGCGACGTCGTCACGGACCGCGCGGGCGTGGAGCTGCTGTGGCAGGTCTGCCAGATTCCGGACTTCCGCAAGGGGTTGTTCGGCCAGCACGTCAGCCTGCTGCGCGAGACGTTCCTCCAGCTCACCGCGGGGGACGGCGTGCTGGACGCGACGTGGCTGTCCAAGCAGGTGTCGCCGCTCGACGACGTCTCCGGGGACATCCACACGCTGATGGACCGGCTGGCCGCCATCCGCATCTGGACGTACATCAGCCATCGCTCGAGCTGGCTGCGCGACGCGGAGCAGTGGCAGGAGCGCACGCGACTCATCGAGGACGCGTTGGGGGACGCGCTGCATGAGCGGCTGGTGGAGCGCTTCGTCCAGCGGGCCGCGCGCAGGAGCGCCCGGCGCTTCGTGCGGGCCTCCGCCACGCCCGCGGCGAGCTCGGACAACCCGTTCGCGAAGCTCGGCGCGCTGTTGGGCGAGAGCGGCTCCGCGGAGGGCCTGATGACCGAGGAGCAGTTCGTGCAGCGCGTGGTGGACGCGACGCACGAGGTCTTCGAGGTGGAGCCGTCCGGCAACATCTCCTTCGAGAGCCAGCCCCTGGGGCGGCTGGTGCGCGGCACGGACCGGCGCTCGCCGCAGGTGGCGCTCGCGGAGCCGGAGGTGTGGACGGGCGGGGCGAGGCGGCGGTTGGAGCGGCGGCTCCATGCGCTGGCCAGGGACCTGGTCACCGAGGCGATGGGCGGGTTTCCGGCGGAGTCGCTCACGGGCGCGGGACGCTCGGCGCCGACGCGCGGGCTGGCGTACCGGCTGGCCGAGGGGGTCGGGCTGATCACCGTGAGCGAGGCCCGCGAGCAGTGGGCGCTGCTGGACGAGGAGTCACGCGAGCGGCTCAAGGCCGTGGGTGTGCGCGAGGGACGCCGCTTCATGTACGTGGCCGAGGCGCTCTCTCCGCAGGCGCTGGAGCGCAGGTGCATGTTGACGGCGCTGTTCCTCCAGAAGCCCGCACCGAGGGGTGTGCCCCGTGAGCCGGTGCTCGACGCGGCCGGATGGAATGTGCGTGAGGCGCGAGCCTTCGGTTACGAGCTGTTGGGGCCGGTGGCGCTGCGAATCGACCTCGTCGAGCGCCTGGGTGAGGCGCTGCGCCATCCTCGCGGTGCTCCCCAGGTGCAGGAGTTGATGCGAGAGCTGCGCCTGGAGGGCGGTACGCGGGCCCTGGTGCTGCGCGAGCTGGGGGGAGCACCCCAGGGGGCCGCGTCGAAGCGAAGGCGGCGCCGACGACGCGGGAAGGCGCCCGCGATGGCCCCGGACAAGGCGGGCACGCATGGCCCGTCCGCGCACCCGGTTCCTCGTCGCGACGGCCCGGAGCCTCGCGGCGCGCAGGGGACGCCCAAATCGGATTGA
- a CDS encoding PI-PLC domain-containing protein, with protein sequence MADVWDPLKLDVKIAENPTLWASLDNQWRTGVASTLLANRELRKLNRISGRLKRGEVAQFPNATAIAASIDQTILGCFSLLSQWCSATKPNEQQFYLNNQIYTALSAAHPDDDITQRLGDSLTAQWKKRNLRSKVVVIAHRGDGATFEKVRKVFERQAFDSVFYYQHENENSEAALVKALDAWRNKELSGVECDVWFSQDAIPIVTHTQNIEALLNQEQTRNVAPPLSGVKVKDVHSGNLPPRLLTLDRWLQIVEAYLAHHSLNLGGERQLRLEIEMKDTNLAFNPNTLQLEKDQVLERWRAVERVVSRFLKSCQRPSIYQVALFNGSAAPKDAYDKAWNENKTLLSSVVYGGSPDSPDTSELLEVRYGLHFPGLLQMMYSGKLAGKIVTLAPGVEAYPQDMPIQLDTLGEWIETRQALTVEQSIQCARLRRLLWLFDEMQAGRLPKERKPLRIQVLTDFCGVGAKFIVSKQATPIGPRGLFDQPFNEQNLDCVWRKYNLTGQPLDLKRQICQRLNDCGTDQAKFIEFGMLFLQQIGDWYH encoded by the coding sequence GTGGCCGACGTGTGGGACCCATTGAAGCTCGATGTGAAGATCGCGGAGAACCCGACGCTCTGGGCCTCGCTCGACAATCAGTGGCGGACCGGGGTGGCGAGCACCCTGCTGGCCAACCGGGAGCTGCGCAAGCTGAACCGCATCAGTGGTCGGCTCAAGCGGGGCGAGGTGGCGCAGTTCCCGAATGCCACCGCCATCGCCGCATCGATCGACCAGACCATCCTCGGGTGCTTCTCGCTGTTGAGTCAGTGGTGTAGCGCGACGAAGCCCAATGAGCAGCAGTTCTATCTCAACAATCAAATCTACACGGCGCTGAGCGCGGCCCATCCGGACGATGACATCACCCAGCGGCTCGGTGACAGCCTCACCGCGCAGTGGAAGAAGCGCAACCTGCGCTCCAAGGTCGTCGTCATCGCGCACCGAGGAGACGGGGCGACCTTCGAGAAGGTCCGCAAGGTCTTCGAGCGGCAGGCCTTCGACAGCGTCTTCTACTACCAGCACGAGAACGAGAACAGCGAGGCCGCGCTCGTGAAAGCGCTCGATGCCTGGAGGAACAAGGAGCTGAGCGGCGTCGAGTGTGATGTCTGGTTCAGTCAGGACGCGATTCCCATCGTCACGCACACCCAGAACATCGAAGCCCTGCTCAATCAGGAGCAGACCCGGAACGTGGCTCCGCCCCTGAGTGGCGTGAAGGTCAAGGACGTGCACTCAGGCAACCTGCCGCCCCGGCTCCTGACCCTCGACCGCTGGCTCCAGATTGTCGAGGCGTACCTCGCGCACCACTCGCTGAACCTGGGCGGAGAGCGACAGCTCCGGCTGGAGATCGAGATGAAGGACACGAACCTCGCCTTCAATCCCAACACCCTTCAGCTCGAGAAGGACCAGGTGCTGGAGCGCTGGAGGGCCGTCGAGCGGGTCGTCAGCCGATTCCTGAAGTCGTGCCAGCGGCCCAGCATCTACCAGGTGGCCCTCTTCAACGGCTCGGCCGCGCCCAAGGATGCGTACGACAAGGCCTGGAACGAGAACAAGACCCTGCTCTCGAGCGTCGTCTATGGCGGGAGCCCGGACTCCCCCGATACGTCCGAGCTGCTGGAGGTCCGCTACGGCCTGCATTTCCCGGGACTCCTCCAGATGATGTACAGCGGGAAGTTGGCGGGGAAGATTGTCACGCTCGCGCCGGGCGTCGAAGCCTATCCGCAGGACATGCCCATCCAGCTCGACACGCTCGGAGAATGGATTGAGACACGACAGGCCTTGACCGTCGAGCAGTCCATCCAGTGCGCGAGGCTGCGAAGGCTCCTATGGCTCTTCGATGAGATGCAGGCCGGGCGGCTGCCCAAGGAACGAAAGCCGTTGCGCATCCAGGTCCTGACGGACTTCTGTGGCGTCGGCGCCAAGTTCATCGTCTCGAAGCAGGCGACGCCCATCGGCCCCCGTGGCCTGTTCGACCAACCGTTCAACGAGCAGAACCTGGATTGCGTCTGGCGCAAGTACAACCTCACCGGACAGCCGCTGGACCTCAAGCGGCAGATCTGTCAGCGCTTGAATGACTGCGGGACGGACCAGGCCAAGTTCATCGAGTTCGGGATGCTGTTCCTCCAACAAATCGGCGACTGGTACCACTGA
- a CDS encoding alpha-amylase family protein, producing MIQDLWYKNAVIYCLDVETFMDGNGDGVGDFAGLQRRLDYLAGLGVTCLWLTPFHPSPNRDNGYDITDHYGVDPRLGSLGDFVEFTHQAKQRGLRVIIDLVVNHTSDKHPWFQAASKDRDSRFHDFYVWSDKKPKDAHKGMVFPGSQHTTWTYAPAVKRWYFHRFFPFQPELNIAHPEVREELLKVMGYWLQLGVSGFRVDAVPFLVELKGLRSHGIEDPYALLDRMREFLSWRSGDAILLAEANVTMDEVMNFFGKEGDRMQMVFNFAANQRYFLSLVTEDATPLVESLRSAPRLPHLAQWANFLRNHDELDLGRLPARARKRVFAELGPEPRMQLYERGLRRRLAPMLAGDRRRLDVSFSLMLSLPGTPVLWYGDELGMGEDLSLHERQSVRTPMQWADEPHGGFTRADAPFRPVVERAPHGYRQVNVEHQRRDPGSLLNWMERMVRMRKECPELGWGAWRLLSVRNKNVLALRYDWKGETLVTLHNLSGKACEVSFSPGGPPARLVHLLSEDHSAPGKTGRHRVTLEGYGYRWYRMEQRLAPPATA from the coding sequence ATGATTCAGGACCTCTGGTACAAGAACGCGGTCATCTACTGCCTGGACGTCGAGACGTTCATGGACGGCAACGGCGATGGCGTGGGTGACTTCGCCGGGCTCCAACGCCGGCTCGACTACCTGGCGGGCCTGGGCGTGACGTGCCTGTGGTTGACGCCCTTCCATCCTTCGCCCAATCGCGACAACGGGTACGACATCACGGACCACTACGGTGTGGACCCGAGGCTGGGAAGCCTGGGGGACTTCGTGGAGTTCACCCACCAGGCGAAGCAGCGCGGTCTGCGCGTCATCATCGACCTGGTCGTCAACCACACGAGCGACAAGCACCCCTGGTTCCAGGCCGCGAGCAAGGACCGGGACAGCCGCTTCCACGACTTCTACGTGTGGTCCGACAAGAAGCCCAAGGACGCGCACAAGGGCATGGTGTTCCCGGGCTCACAGCACACGACGTGGACGTACGCGCCCGCCGTGAAGCGCTGGTACTTCCACCGCTTCTTCCCCTTCCAGCCCGAGCTGAACATCGCCCACCCCGAGGTGCGCGAGGAGCTGCTCAAGGTGATGGGGTACTGGTTGCAACTGGGCGTGTCCGGCTTCCGGGTGGACGCGGTGCCCTTCCTGGTGGAGCTCAAGGGCCTGCGCAGCCACGGCATCGAGGACCCGTACGCGCTGCTCGACAGGATGCGCGAGTTCCTCTCGTGGCGGAGCGGAGACGCCATCCTCCTGGCCGAGGCCAACGTCACCATGGATGAGGTGATGAACTTCTTCGGCAAGGAGGGGGACCGGATGCAGATGGTCTTCAACTTCGCCGCGAACCAGCGCTATTTCCTTTCGCTGGTGACGGAGGACGCGACGCCGCTCGTCGAGTCATTGCGCTCGGCCCCCAGGCTGCCGCACCTGGCGCAGTGGGCGAACTTCCTGCGCAACCACGACGAACTGGACCTGGGGCGGCTGCCCGCGAGGGCTCGCAAGCGCGTCTTCGCGGAGCTGGGCCCGGAGCCGAGGATGCAGCTGTACGAGCGCGGCCTGCGCCGGAGGCTCGCGCCCATGCTGGCGGGAGACAGGCGGCGGTTGGATGTGTCGTTCAGCCTGATGCTGTCGCTGCCGGGGACGCCGGTGCTCTGGTACGGCGACGAGCTGGGCATGGGCGAGGACTTGTCGCTGCATGAGCGCCAGAGCGTGCGCACCCCGATGCAATGGGCCGACGAGCCGCACGGTGGCTTCACCCGCGCCGACGCGCCCTTCCGTCCCGTGGTGGAGCGGGCGCCCCATGGCTACCGGCAGGTGAACGTCGAGCACCAGCGCAGGGACCCGGGCTCGCTGCTCAACTGGATGGAGCGCATGGTGCGCATGCGCAAGGAGTGCCCGGAGCTGGGGTGGGGCGCGTGGCGGTTGTTGAGCGTGAGGAACAAGAATGTGCTCGCGCTCAGGTACGACTGGAAGGGCGAGACGCTGGTGACGCTGCACAACCTGTCCGGCAAGGCCTGCGAGGTGAGCTTCTCCCCGGGAGGGCCGCCCGCGCGGCTCGTGCATCTGCTCTCGGAGGACCACTCCGCGCCCGGCAAGACGGGGCGCCACCGCGTGACGTTGGAGGGGTACGGATACCGGTGGTACCGGATGGAGCAGCGACTGGCTCCACCCGCCACGGCTTGA
- a CDS encoding TIGR03885 family FMN-dependent LLM class oxidoreductase: MLTLGYHASHEQFPPSELLRLVRRADAAGFTAALNSDHFHPWSESQGHSGFAWSWMGAALATTRLSSLGVVNAPGQRYHPALIAQALGTLAEMFPGRAWAALGSGQFVNEGITGEPWPPKDVRNARLRECVDIMRALFRGETVTHRGLVRVEEAKLYSRPAQAPLLVGAAITPQTAEWVGGWADALITVSKPPDELRKMVESFHRGGGEGKPMFLKVQLSWAEDEQAALQGAMEQWATNIFASSVLTDLRAPAQFQELARTVQPKDLEGHVRVSSSLQRHVDWLAEDVKLGFSHLYLHNVNRGQERFIDAFGAHVLPALRTAR, from the coding sequence ATGCTCACGCTCGGTTATCACGCCTCCCATGAGCAGTTTCCTCCCAGTGAGTTGTTGCGCCTGGTGCGCCGGGCCGACGCCGCGGGCTTCACGGCCGCGCTCAACTCGGACCACTTCCACCCCTGGAGCGAATCGCAGGGACACAGCGGCTTCGCCTGGAGCTGGATGGGCGCGGCGCTCGCCACCACGCGACTGTCCAGCCTGGGCGTGGTGAACGCTCCCGGACAGCGTTATCACCCGGCCCTCATCGCGCAAGCCCTGGGCACGCTCGCGGAGATGTTCCCGGGCCGCGCCTGGGCCGCCCTGGGCAGCGGGCAGTTCGTCAACGAGGGCATCACCGGAGAGCCCTGGCCCCCGAAGGACGTGCGCAACGCGCGCCTGCGCGAGTGCGTGGACATCATGCGCGCGCTCTTCCGGGGCGAGACGGTGACGCACCGGGGCCTCGTCCGTGTCGAGGAGGCGAAGCTCTACTCCCGGCCCGCCCAGGCGCCCTTGCTGGTGGGCGCGGCGATTACGCCCCAGACGGCGGAGTGGGTGGGCGGCTGGGCGGACGCGCTCATCACCGTGAGCAAGCCCCCGGACGAGCTGCGGAAGATGGTGGAGTCCTTCCACCGAGGAGGCGGCGAGGGCAAGCCGATGTTCCTCAAGGTCCAGCTCTCCTGGGCGGAGGACGAGCAGGCCGCGCTCCAGGGCGCGATGGAGCAGTGGGCCACCAACATCTTCGCCAGCTCCGTGCTCACGGACCTGCGTGCTCCCGCGCAGTTCCAGGAGCTGGCGCGCACCGTCCAACCCAAGGACCTGGAGGGACACGTGCGGGTGTCCTCCAGCCTCCAGCGCCACGTGGACTGGCTCGCCGAGGACGTGAAGCTCGGCTTCAGCCACCTGTACCTGCACAACGTCAACCGCGGGCAGGAGCGCTTCATCGACGCCTTCGGAGCGCATGTGCTGCCAGCCCTGCGCACCGCGCGCTGA
- a CDS encoding DUF4334 domain-containing protein yields MSFDEAVKTGTLSQQEALALFDSLAPVELASLFGTWKGSELRTGHPMDGLLGATGWYGKQFLDVESVHPLLFYTEDRASVFPVDPRKWPSPTIRGPVGPHRADVETAKFKARLRKVEYRGQLSATMIYDDWPTLDVFRKADENTLLGLMDARGMPSPYFFVLRRDANAPALK; encoded by the coding sequence ATGAGCTTCGACGAGGCGGTGAAGACGGGGACGCTGAGCCAGCAGGAGGCGCTCGCGCTGTTCGACAGCCTGGCGCCGGTCGAGCTCGCGTCGCTGTTCGGCACGTGGAAGGGCAGTGAGCTGCGCACGGGCCATCCGATGGACGGGTTGCTCGGGGCCACGGGGTGGTACGGCAAGCAGTTCCTCGACGTCGAGAGCGTGCACCCGCTGCTGTTCTACACGGAGGACCGCGCGTCGGTGTTCCCGGTGGACCCGCGGAAGTGGCCGTCACCGACGATTCGCGGCCCGGTGGGGCCGCATCGCGCCGATGTGGAGACGGCGAAGTTCAAGGCGCGCCTGCGCAAGGTGGAGTACCGGGGGCAGCTCAGCGCGACGATGATCTACGACGACTGGCCCACGCTCGACGTGTTCCGCAAGGCCGACGAGAACACGCTCCTGGGCCTCATGGACGCGCGCGGCATGCCGTCGCCGTACTTCTTCGTGCTGCGGCGGGACGCGAACGCACCGGCGCTCAAGTAG